TTAATTTTCCGTGAAGAAAATGTCGTATATCACCAAACTAATTAAAAGTAATGAACATACTGACTGAATACTGTACCAGAGAGGAAATGGAACATTTTCAAGAAATATAATTATTATCCACGTCAAACATGCACTAATATCTTAACAaatgaaatggctgatttggcATCCTTGCCAAGCTGACAACTTCTGTTCAATAAGGATATGAGTATGAAGCTCTGAATCACCTCCACGTTTTAACCCTACTCGAGTGGGAAGAACCATTCCATGCCACTGACAGGCCATGCAACAGCCCGCATGCTGTCATGGAGAACTTTAACAATCTCGCCGTTCCTTAGATCATAGAAACCATAGCTTGGCATGGCAAGATGGCATTTACGGAAGAAGTTATCGTAGCCCAAAGCGTAGACACGGTTCCCTTGGAACCTCTCATCGTGACCGGTGAACCTAACAGCCTTGGAGCAACCCCTGCCGACGAAGAGAGCTTCACCGTCGTCCAAGCTGCTCACCTCCAACCACCGACCCTTCTCCAGATCCGCCTCGAACACCTCCACTGTGATCCCGTCGAAGTTCCTGGGAGAGGGACGGCGACAGCAAAGAGGAACCGTCGTCCATTTCACCATGAGCAGCTTGCCTGTGCACGACACGACGAGGTAGTGGCGCTTCTTGCTAAACTTCTCTTCAGGATCCACCGGCTGGGGGCCCTGCGCCTTGATCGCGTGCTCGACGGtgtcggcagcggcggcgccgacctCGTGAACGAAGAGCTCATCCGCTGTGTTGAGAGCGAAGATCTTTCCACTGTAGAAGGCAGAGTCCACGTAGTAGGATCCCCGGGCACCGCGATCGCCGCCGACGTCAGACGGAGAGACAGACCATGAGGGGGCACCGGACCGGTAAAACGCAACATAACTGCCTGATAGAGCGGCGATGAGATCAGGCGAGAGCACCATGAACTTAAGCATGTAGAGCACGTTACTCTTTGCGAGATCGCCGAGGTGAAGTGGCATCTCCACGGTGGCGCCGGTGAGAGGATTGGTCAGGAAGCACTTGTGGGAGTCGTCGTTGTCGCGGTCGTGGGGCCCGTACAGGAGCCAGCCGTCGAAGCAGCCGTGGCAGGTGACATCTTTCGCCGGCactgcgccggcgcggcgcgcctCGCCGGCGGGAAGGCTTAGGAAGGCGCCGTAGTTGCTTAGGGCCTTCAGGCAGATGAagggcagcgccggcggcagaTGGGGACGCTGCTGTTGCGCGGCGAGGCGCCACCGGCGACAGACGCAGCTGAAGCGGAGGCGGTCGATGCGGCACAGCAGCAGGCGAAGGATGAGGCCGGCGAGCTCCGGCAGGAGGTTTGACCATGACGGCGGGGGTCGTATCCTCCCCAGCCGATCCATTATGCGATCCGAGGAAGCCGGAAAGAGGCGACACGATGGCTGTTATCTTTTGCAAATCGATCTGTTATTAGGTGCCAATAATCCGGGCCTAActtgttagagcaactccaagagtacgttaaaaaattctttcccaaaacgaggtattgggAACTATGCTAAAAAATTTCCCCTCTAAAAATATATCAGCCCACAGCTATGCTAAAATCTAACctcccaatatttcaaatcggaccacgtcatcgtattgggtgCATTTTAAAATCTCTTTTTTTGCTAAGCAGCGTTGGAACCCTCCTGTCGCCGGCTTTTTATTTCCCAGCACCATCACGCCGCCAGACCCCAGGCCATCGTCACTGCAAGCTTTATTTAAGTGATTGTAATTTAGTCTTTGGAAAATATAACACTACTGAATACCGATTGATGTACTAATGATAATCTAAACCAATCCGAAAAGATAGAAGTTAGGCACAGCCTGTTCAGAACACACAGGCAAAGGAAAACAGAGCAACGATTTCAACACTGCTACTAGCAATTTGAAGCACAGATAGCAGGAGCATCAGTCGGTCACCTGTCAGGCAGCGAGTTCCTCACTTTGTAGATAAGCGCGGACAGCACCTCGGCCTAATCTTGACCCAGCGCAAGCAACAAACAACACCATTAGTACGACCATAAGAACATGATCAGATCCAATCAATGTGCAGGTAGTTCAGATGCACGCATATACCTTGAAGAAGTCCAAGAAGAAATCGTTGAAGAGCGCGATGGGGACGTGGAAGGCCTTGGCCTGGACCTGCGCCACCCGCCGTATCTCCTCCCCGACCCACCCCATCTGCCGCACCCCCCACCCGGCCTCCCGTGCCAGgtactcgtcgtcgtcctctacGCCTGCAGCAGCGAATCCCTCATCCGTCGTGGCCAGGAGAGaaggcacccccacccctcccgGCCACCTCCTGCTTCCAAGAAGACTCTTCTTGCTCttggcgccgcctcctcctcgtcgcagTTCTGCAGGTCCTACGCCGCCGTGCTTATGATGGATCGGACGAGGAAGCCGTTCCTGAAATAGATGGCGCGTTTGCAGGTGTCTTGCACACCTCCGCCACCACGGCCAGCTGGAGCACGACGGCGGCCGCACCAAGGACGATGAGCACCGCGTTGGCTCCGGCCGTGGCATGACTATTAGCTAGCTGCTGGTGTTTATTAGTCGCGGCTAGCTCTCTCGGTGCGTGGGATTGGCGTGCAGGAGGCTGACGGCGAGAGGAGGGGCCGGGACTGCTGGATCGGGGGGGGGTGCGCGAGGGAGATACTACGACGAGGCGGGTGGCCTCGAGGATGAGGGCGCTGTCGGGAgaggagggccgccgccgccggaatcaGCGGAGAGGAGTGCGCAAAAAAAAACAACGCGGGAAGGGGGTGCGGCAACGGAGGTCGGGGGATTGGGGGGGTGAGGGGGCGTTTTTTAGCATTGCTAATTTTTTAGGAAAgttttaggtggattgttggagttcgttttttctctttttcccctaaagaaggtattgggggtaagattagcatcctcttggagttgctcttaatgCATACGTACTCCTCAACCCTCCTAATTGACAatcttatcttactattactaattagtCTCGGGTGAAGCCACTTAGGATTCTGGTGGACACTTTAGAAtaagagagaaattctagacAAAACATCTTGTCATTAATCGGTAGGCttaaatcatcatagccattgaatctattatattttctaaaatattaCCCAcgtataccattatgaaaataacctaaaataaccccctaaatctatatctaaattacttaCTTCGGCCATTATATAAATAAACTAAAGTGACCTCCTAATCTTTATCAAAATTAACACTtctgctattataaaaataatttaaaataaccccctaaatttgtaaCTAAATTTTCCACCGCTAATACTtcaaaaaataacttaaaataacatcttaaatttgcatctatattatcaacatatgctattattacaaataacatgaggtaacctaaatttgaatccaaatcaccttaattaaaaatatacactaaAGTATGATTCTAAATCGCCTATTTTTTATACTATTGGTATATgaaataataattaaggtatatgcgttcatttataaagatacagagaaagtgatgaaaatatagatttctatgttaaaactATAGCTCAAACTTAAGATCcgttaaataaattcaagcgcatattTGCGATGTAAAGTGAAAAATTAAcaattataaatgtggatgcaAAGCACATATTTACTTCCCCTCATCCTCACCTCTTACGTTTCCGTATTTCATTTTTGCAACtcgtgtgcctttactttcttagtgtagtatcttACTGGGATTGGCTCtaagttgcaaaacttattttaggATAAGGATTTCACACTAGATTAATCGTAGAATGAACATCTAAGTTAAAATGATATAGTTTATGCTTTTGCAAAGTAGTGGAAACTATATGTTAAGATTTTAGATTGCTTAATTCACTCCCTCTTTCCCTTTAAGCTACGAGTACCGGTTCCTTGGAagcttgttgttgttcttgagAGCGTCGATCTTGCCACGGTACAGAGCGATGTCCAAGTACCACCCCCAGCCGCGAGCGTCAGACGGACTCACAGACAGACCGACCATGACGGAGCACCCTCCCCCGGCCGGTAGAACGCGACGGAGCCGAGGCCAAGCATCGCGACGACGAGGTCCGGCGAGCACACGATGATCTTCTTCATGGGGTGCGTCAAGCAACGCCTGGATAGTCGTCACGGAGGAGGGGTACGTCTGCCACGGTGACTCCGGAGAGAGAGTTGAACAAGGAGCGGGTAGCCTCGCCCTCGGTCCTCGGATACGTTGCAGTACAGGAGCCAGTCGTCGTAGCAGCAGCCATGGCGGGTGGTGGCGCGCGGTGAGCCAGCCGCGGGCGGGGTCATCAACCGGCGGGtgggcggctcgtcggtggtgAGGCTCTAGAACGTGCCGTCGTCGCTGAAGCGGAGCaagggcggcgggggcaggcgcCACGCGTGGTAGACGGCCCGATGTCCATTTCCATCCGATCCAGCGGGAGCCAAGGCAGAcagcggaggatgaggccggtGAGGTCCGGCGGGAGGTCCGGCCAGCGCGAGGAGCCTGCCATGACGCCACCTACAGCCGGGCAGACATGAGCCAATGGCGAACGTATCTGTTTGGTGTGAACTTCGTATGTAGAATCCGGAGGTAATCAAATCAGCGTGCATCATGGTAATCCGTTTCGTGCATGCATGCTGCTGGGCCCGGTGTCCAATTCCATCCGATCCCACTCTAATTTTGGCATCCCCCGGCGAACAAAATGTAATGGGCCGAAATGGGTCTGCAACGGTCGGCCCACAGCCCACGAGATTAACTGGTTTCTTTCCACTGAAAATGACCGTGTTGCCCCCATCCGATCGATGGCCTTATTAACGCTGTTCTTGCCTTATCTTTCACAACAAGGTTCACATACGGTTCTTGTAGTTGTAGCCCtaggcgtgcgtgcgtgcgtgtgtgtgatgatgatgatgcattgATGCAAGTACGGAAGCAATTTTGAATGGTGCTTATCTTTTCCTGTGATTGGTCTAGAAGCGATATTGGCGAGCTTTCTCTCGGATGATGATGCGATCTATGAAGAAAAAAGGTCTACAGTCTGTGCCTTTTTTAACTTTGTGCTTTTTACTCTTGTTTTCCTTTCCAAATGAATCCCAGGGAATACATAGTGTTAatgtgttgcaacttgcaaaacATATATAGCGGTATCTGGATTGGTGCATCAAAAGTTTCAACCGAGCCAGCAACATGCAATAATTATCTATGCGCATGCAAAATTTAAGCTTGGATAAAAAGAAACATGTGCAAGGAGAAACTAGCACGCGTATGGTTGTGCAACTCGACCCACTATTGCTCATACGCTGATTTCTCTTTTGTTTCTCCTTACACAAATTTTGAAGAGCTTCGCTACTCTAAAGTGTTTTCATgggctgcatttttttttaaagtgaGCTGATGTGAATTTGTACAGCGGCATGTGGAATTGTTCTCATTTCTTAAGTGCCAAATGCAAAGTGCGAGCTCATCTTTCCTACCTCTTCCTCCGGCACGTCCtctttttttctcccttcttttCCTACTGTTGCGGCAGGAGCGGGGAGCTCGAGCCCCGCAACACACACCTCCACCCACATCTAACAATGCCTCTTGTTGTACTATAAAATTAGAGGTGATGAATATCGTAATACAAGGTATCCCATCTTTAGGAAATGGACTTAGTGGTTTAAGAAAGTTCTGGAATATCTCATCATGAACTGACACATAACTCCTATCAGCTAAATTAAGGGCAAGAAAATGAAAGGCCTACTCGGAGACACGGCAAATGAACCTTAGTCCACTATGCAAGCAAAGGTGATGGGTCCTCTCGAGGTTTCGAACTGCCAACTAGTGATTATACGTcgcgctctcctcacttccgatggctagcacacaagagataaaggagttatactggttcgggaagATCCCTACGTCCAATTTCGACATGAGTCATGTTCCTTGGATCGAGTGCACAGGGCTTACAACGGGGTGCTTGCAAGAAAGCGTTCATGTGATGTGTAAGAGTATGCGTTGAATGCGTGATTGAGAGAAAGGAGGCCTGATTTCCCTTATATAGGCCAGGGACGGAGCAACAAACATCGACAAATGGAGGTGGTCCCCGACCTTAAAGGTCGGGGGTCGTGGCGTGGTCGGAGTAGCCTTGCACCAAGGGACCTCCTTGCCCTATCCTCTTGACCAGTCGTGGGCTTCGCACGCCCTGTACGGTGGCTCTTGTGCAGCGTGGGCTTCTTACGCACGGCCTGACCTACTTCTGTGGCATGTCCCGTCCCGTCTGCCAACCCCGTGCCAGTGAACGGGACGGAAGAAGCTGCTGACATCCGCACCGGAGATGAGTGGGTGAGCCTCGATCAGCAGCCTGAGCGAGGCATGCCACTTCCCTCGGCTTTCCCTGACCTGCTCACGGCCAATCCACGATGTTACGACTGATGCTAGGTCCCGCCTCGTCTGCGGGCTCGTACCGGGTCTGGCGTAGTGGCATGACCTTGAGCATGACGGGTTGTCCTGGCGGTGAGGATAATGATGACTTCAGGGTGCGTACAGCCGCGCGTGGCATTGTCCTGCAAATCGTCCAGGGCAGTTCAacgggtgtagcctcaccctcggACCCCTTGGTTAAAGGTCGGCTCCCTCCGCCAGATCATGTCCCCGCACGGGGCGGTCAGAGAGGCCACGCCCTGCATTTAATGCTCCCGGTACGATGTTGGTCTTCCTGAGTCAAGGAGTGGGCGGGACGCTGTGGGCCTCTTGCGGGCCCCGCCCCCGATCTAGCTAGATGGGTGGTTGTGGCCCTTAGCTCCCGACCAGGGGAGGTCGGGAGGTGGGCCATGGTGTTTCTTAGTCTGTCCCCAACATAATTCTAGCTGTTGGGCCATTAGGTCCCGACTATATATACTCGGAGTAACTCAATATGGTATCAAATCTAGAGGACGCGAGTTCAAATTCTAGTAGATGCAATTCAATAAAATAATTGTAGCCGACTTCAATTTCCACATATGCTCCAAGGAAGCTGAACGTGAGGGGGAGTATAAGTTAATCGCCTAGCTCTGTCTATCATTTTAAACCTTTGGGTTAAATTGTTGGTAAATGTAGGTAATAGATTATACATTGCATGCAAATTATTATAATCTGCTACAACATAAGATGTAAGGTATTCGAACTTGTAATCTAAACAATACGGCTATATATAGATCTTGATCCTCTGGCCACGGAACACAGATGCTACTCGAATCACTCGGATACGAGGCTAATTGCAGGCCAACCTATTGCTGGTTTCCATGTCATTGCGGTTCTGGAAGCGACCAATTCTGAGCTCCTACTTGCTGGGTTTCTGGGTCTGGTCGGCTACCTGTTTCCTGGAGAAAGCTAGGCAACAGCAGGGTATGGCCGCCTAACTCGCTAGTGCCTTTGACACCACAAGGAAGCTAAGGAAGACCCCGATTCCTTTTGCGTCTAcggccatgtttagtttcttccaaactcccaactttgacactatgcaaaaagaagattctccatcacatcaaacttgcggtacatgcatggagtactaaatatagatgaaatcaaaaactaattgcacagttttgttgtactttgcgagacgaatcttttgagcctaattagtcaatatttggataataattcacaaatacaaacgaaacgctacagttgcgcatttatggcaaaataccaATTTTGTCAATCCCAaattggaaactaaacaagacctacgTCGTGTAACTACAGCAGCAAGAATCCCTGAATTACTGATGGAACGTCTTGACATCGTCCAGCGGACTCTCTCAAAAAAACTTTGAAGCCAGCCAGTGTTGAGTTGAAGTTGAGAAGCCAGCAGAAAGATTTTGCACGTATATGTGTTCATGATGCTTTTACCTGACCCTTGGAAATCAATGTCTACTGATGGAATCTGGTATGAACGCGAGACCACAAGTGTATGCACGCGTGTACTTGCACGAATCGTATCGTACGAGCTTAGAAAGAGAGCAGAAGAACACAGAATGATCCGAACTGGCGGTCTAACGATGGTTACAGGACAGCAACCACGATAGTTTAAGTTTCCAATTCCTTGGCGATGATCGAGACTGGACTACTGGAGAGCGGTCAGAATGCATCGCCTGCCTAATAATCAGATGGACCATGGGGATCAGTTCAcacttgagacttgagagtgtGGCGCAGGGCAGAGCGCGCGAGCGAGCGAGGTCATTCACCAAACCGTGTGCATTTTTCTCAGGATCATTCTCCACATCTGGAACTGGTAAGAGAGTGGATCTTTTGACTGGTTGACTCCAATAATCCAAGATTGTGCTCGTCCGTACAGTCCGTGTGCATAATTTGGCCGTCACCTAGGTCTATCGTCCGGTCGGCAGTCAGCACATCTCGCTGCTAATCCATACATGGTTTGAGTGACAGATAAACTaaaaatcatgaattaattaggtttaatagtaTCTTTCACGAATTAGTttccatttatgcaattagttttgtaattaacatatatttaatacttctaattagtatctaaatatttgatgtgacagtgAGTAAACTTTAAtcctggaaccaaacacccctgtCAGCCCGTCAGCCGGAGCTCTCTGTGCTGGCAactgaaagcctgaaacaaaAGAGAGTCAAAACCCTTCATCTCAAAGGAATCCAACACACGTCCCGTGAAGCCCTGACGGTGACGCCTCTGAATTTCCTGCAGGTGTTTTTATTTCAGGGCCACTCTGAGGAACGCAGGATTCTCATAACACAGAGAAGTAGGAAAAAAAACACGGGATCCGGGATGAACCTGCTTGAATTCAAGACAGGGAAACGCATGGCGCCTAGCAACCGTGCGACTACAGGCGACGTGCTTACGCGCGCTCAGCTCGTCGCCAAAAAAACCGCGTTAGTTTCTCCGTTCGTCCAGGAGCGGCGGAGACCTGTCAGTCTGGTGGTCGCTCCTCTCCTGTCGCTGCCTGTCGCACTGTCGCGGCgatcgatccatccatcacGCAGCAAGCTCTCTTACTGTTGACGACGTCTTCAGTACCGATTCCTAACTCTCCAGTACCGGTGGTGCAACTCGTATTATTAGTTTGGTATTAAATGGGGATTTTAAGTACCGAGTCAAATAACCTCAGTTTGTGGTGAATGGCTTGGGCAAGAGCAAGAAGATGACGGATTTATAGGAGGAAAGTTAGTACTGGGTGaacctccacccgatactaatatgcaaactttagtactggttggagctCACAGTCGATAATAAAGGAGGTCACGGGTTCTGAAAAACTAACCATTAGACCCGATCCTGTTACTAGGATTAAAAATGGGGactcacattagtatcgggccCTAGTAACAATGCTCGGTCTTCCGGTAGTCATCGCAGACCGCGTCCCGGCTGGCGAGAGCGAGGATGAACTTTGCCCCCGTCGCGTTCGCGTCAGGTAGCAGGCAGAGAGAGACTGCCAGACGGGTATAGTTAGTTAGCTAGACCACGCACACTGGGGTCCTCCTCCGAGCTTATTAGTTAATTAATGGCTCGTTTCATACCCGGAGCAAGCTAAAGCAACGAGCTGAGCTGACAGCGACGCCGAGgtagaagacgacgacgacgacgagcaggaGCAGGTAGCCGCGCGACCGTCGTCAGTCCAGTCCTCTGTCCTCCACTAGGGCTCCCCTTTCTTCCTGACCCAACACGACAGGGCCGGCCACCAAGAAGAAGCCCGCAGTTACACTCGCTAGCAGTGTCGTCTACCATCAGTAGCTTTGCATCAGCTGCAGCAGTGATCCGTTATCATTTCGTTGGCGTCGTCTGAAAGCTTCAGCGCATTTGCCGCTGCATCTGCACGCAGCTGCCAAGTAAAAACTCCTCTCGATCGCGCTCTGTCCATGTCCAATCATTGTAGGCCGCAGCTAGCGCCAAGTGGATCTCTGTGCGTCTTTGTTTGTTGTGGCCAGTGCTGCGTAGATGCAGAGCATTTGGGTGATCGGGTCGTGTGACCAGATCTTCAGAAGATTATGTTCTGCTCTTCAGTGCGCTGAAATTTCTGGGCAGGTAATGGAA
This genomic window from Setaria viridis chromosome 8, Setaria_viridis_v4.0, whole genome shotgun sequence contains:
- the LOC117833244 gene encoding uncharacterized protein, whose protein sequence is MDRLGRIRPPPSWSNLLPELAGLILRLLLCRIDRLRFSCVCRRWRLAAQQQRPHLPPALPFICLKALSNYGAFLSLPAGEARRAGAVPAKDVTCHGCFDGWLLYGPHDRDNDDSHKCFLTNPLTGATVEMPLHLGDLAKSNVLYMLKFMVLSPDLIAALSGSYVAFYRSGAPSWSVSPSDVGGDRGARGSYYVDSAFYSGKIFALNTADELFVHEVGAAAADTVEHAIKAQGPQPVDPEEKFSKKRHYLVVSCTGKLLMVKWTTVPLCCRRPSPRNFDGITVEVFEADLEKGRWLEVSSLDDGEALFVGRGCSKAVRFTGHDERFQGNRVYALGYDNFFRKCHLAMPSYGFYDLRNGEIVKVLHDSMRAVAWPVSGMEWFFPLE